The following proteins are encoded in a genomic region of Triticum dicoccoides isolate Atlit2015 ecotype Zavitan chromosome 1B, WEW_v2.0, whole genome shotgun sequence:
- the LOC119349015 gene encoding protein RICE FLOWERING LOCUS T 1-like, which produces MSAADPLVVAHVLQDVLDPFTSTVPLRIAYNNRLVLAGAELRPSAIVSKPRVDIGGSDMRVLYTLILVDPDAPSPSHPSLREYLHWMVSDIPGTTSGSFGQELVVYERPEPRSGIHRMVFVLFQQLGRGTVFAPDVRHNFSCRNFARQYHLNIVAASYFNCQREGGSGGRRFRPESSQGE; this is translated from the exons ATGTCGGCAGCGGATCCATTGGTTGTGGCTCATGTTTTACAAGATGTGCTTGATCCATTTACATCAACTGTTCCGCTCAGGATAGCCTACAACAATAGGCTAGTTCTGGCAGGTGCTGAGCTAAGACCATCTGCAATTGTAAGCAAGCCACGAGTTGATATCGGTGGCAGTGACATGAGAGTCCTCTATACCCTG ATATTGGTGGATCCAGACGCCCCaagcccaagtcacccatcactaaGGGAGTACTTGCACTG GATGGTGTCCGACATCCCTGGAACAACTAGTGGCAGCTTCG GCCAAGAGCTTGTAGTTTATGAAAGACCAGAACCCAGATCTGGTATTCACCGGATGGTATTTGTGCTGTTCCAGCAACTAGGCAGGGGAACAGTTTTTGCACCAGATGTGCGACACAATTTCAGCTGCAGAAACTTTGCACGGCAGTACCACCTCAACATTGTGGCTGCCTCATATTTCAACTGTCAAAGGGAAGGTGGATCGGGCGGAAGAAGGTTTAGGCCAGAAAGTTCTCAAGGGGAGTAG
- the LOC119349014 gene encoding cyclic phosphodiesterase-like gives MDPTDQSPEEVYSVWALPPEPVRDRLRGLMAGLRAAHGGPPFEPHATVVGAVRMRRPAAIQALRAAAAAADVAPYTARVTGVARGDFFYQCVYLLLEPTPEVIHTSDHFCAHFGFQRSTPYMPHVSLLYGDLTDEEKEAARKKVEEMDSELSGLQFEISELALYRTDTEDKSLESWELVEVCHLGKK, from the exons ATGGACCCCACCGACCAGTCGCCGGAGGAGGTGTACTCCGTGTGGGCCCTCCCGCCGGAGCCCGTCCGAGACCGCCTCCGCGGCCTCATGGCCGGCCTCCGCGCCGCGCACGGCGGCCCGCCCTTCGAGCCGCACGCCACCGTCGTCGGCGCCGTGCGCATGCGCCGCCCCGCCGCAATCCAGGCCCTCCGCGCCGCCGCGGCGGCCGCCGACGTCGCCCCCTACACCGCCCGCGTCACCGGCGTCGCCCGCGGCGACTTCTTCTACCAGTGCGTGTACCTCCTCCTCGAGCCCACCCCCGAG GTGATCCACACAAGCGACCACTTCTGCGCTCACTTTGGGTTTCAGAGATCAACCC CATATATGCCACATGTCAGCCTCCTGTATGGGGATCTAACAGACGAGGAGAAGGAAGCAGCAAGGAAGAAGGTAGAGGAAATGGACAGTGAACTATCTGGACTGCAGTTTGAGATCTCTGAACTCGCACTTTATCGAACGGATACTGAGGATAAAAGCTTGGAGTCCTGGGAACTGGTGGAGGTATGCCACCTTGGGAAGAAGTGA